GAGTTAATTTTTACAGAAGAGATTGATCCTGCAACAGGATTATTACCATTCCAAGCACGTAAAATTGCTTTTAATTTAGGATTATCTGGAGCTGCATTTAAAGACATGACTAAGTTTGCTACTGCATTGTACAAAGCTTACGAAGGTTCTGATTCTTCTTTATTTGAAATTAACCCGGTATTTAAAACTGCTGATGATCAAATTTTAGCGGTTGATGCAAAAGTTTCTTTAGACGAAAATGCATTATACCGTCATAAAGATTATTTAGAATATAGAGATGTTCGTGAAGAACACCCAATTGAAGTTGAAGCAAAAGCTGCTGGATTAAACTATGTTGCTTTAGACGGAAACGTAGGATGTATGGTAAACGGAGCTGGATTGGCAATGGGAACTATGGATTTAATTAAGCAAGCAGGTGGTGACCCAGCAAACTTTTTAGATGTTGGAGGTACTGCAGATGCAAAAAGAGTTGAAACTGCTTTTAGAATTATCTTAAAAGATCCTAATGTAAAAGCAATTTTGGTAAATATTTTTGGAGGTATTGTTCGTTGTGACCGTGTAGCACAAGGTGTTGTAGATGCTTATAACAATATGAAAAATGCGATTAATGTGCCAATTATTGTAAGATTACAAGGAACTAACGCAGTAGAAGCAAAAGCATTAATTGATGCTCAAGAAGGATTAAATGTAATTTCAGCAGTTGAGTTCCAAGAAGCTGCAGAAAAAGTACAAGAAGTATTGGTGGCTTAGTTCTCAATATTTTATAAAATAAAAAATCCTGCTTTCATGTATTTGAAAGCAGGATTTTTTTTGTAGTAAATACAGTGTTTTTATGAGTAGAAAACGTTTTAGAAAAATTTAGATAAAAATTATAAATATTTAGTGAAAAATATATATCGATATCATTACTTTTACGGCGATTATAAAAACAAATATTAAAAAACAATAATGAACTTACACGAATATCAAGGAAAAGAGATTTTAAGTAGTTTTGGAGTTGGAATTCAAAGAGGAATTGTAGCTCAAACTCCTGAAGAAGCTGTTGAAGCGGCTAAACAATTAACCGAACAAACAGGAACTAGCTGGTACGTTGTAAAAGCCCAAGTTCACGCAGGTGGTCGTGGTAAAGGTGGTGGAGTTAAGTTGGCTAAAAACTTAGAAGAAGTAAAAACAATTTCTGATGATATTATTGGAATGATGTTGGTTACACCTCAAACTTCTGCTGAAGGGAAATTGGTGAGCCAAGTTTTAATTGCAGAAGATGTTTATTACCCAGGTGAAAGTGAAACTGAAGAGTTTTATGTTTCTGTATTATTAAACAGAGCTACAGGTAAAAACATGGTAATGTATTCTCCTGAAGGAGGTATGGATATTGAAGAGGTTGCAGAAAAAACTCCTGAGTTAATATTTACCGAAGAAATTGATCCAGGTACAGGATTGTTACCTTTCCAAGCTCGTAAAATTGCTTTTAATTTAGGATTGTCTGGAAATGCTTTTAAAGAAATGACAAAATTTGTAATGTCTTTATACAAAGCTTACGAAA
Above is a genomic segment from Wenyingzhuangia fucanilytica containing:
- the sucC gene encoding ADP-forming succinate--CoA ligase subunit beta, which produces MNLHEFQGKEILKSFGVKVPMELVATTPEEALEAANKIHAEKGCTVFAVKAQIHAGGRGKGGGVKIAKSIEEVKMYAEQIIGMMLVTPQTSAEGKEVHQVLISENVYYDGPSKPEEYYMSVLLNRATGKNMIMYSPEGGMDIEEVAEKTPELIFTEEIDPATGLLPFQARKIAFNLGLSGAAFKDMTKFATALYKAYEGSDSSLFEINPVFKTADDQILAVDAKVSLDENALYRHKDYLEYRDVREEHPIEVEAKAAGLNYVALDGNVGCMVNGAGLAMGTMDLIKQAGGDPANFLDVGGTADAKRVETAFRIILKDPNVKAILVNIFGGIVRCDRVAQGVVDAYNNMKNAINVPIIVRLQGTNAVEAKALIDAQEGLNVISAVEFQEAAEKVQEVLVA